Proteins encoded within one genomic window of Solea senegalensis isolate Sse05_10M linkage group LG11, IFAPA_SoseM_1, whole genome shotgun sequence:
- the LOC122777661 gene encoding dysbindin-like: MSSTGSTNHNKRLASETGNSQRALDNDSAQHLKMKERQRFFEDVYQHDIDNYLPSSHLQIDSRKPPMGSISSMEVNVDVLEQMDLMDISDQEALDVFLNSSSGADEGALASPLPGCYNEDDEDEDAEVVYRERAPLTRQNEVCHGSKSRMSSTSSGSSDTSGAGVDTPVIQSDDEEVHADTLLLTSVPQTRDEETEEEDEEERKSP, translated from the exons ATGTCGTCCACTGGCTCAACCAACCACAACAAACGACTGGCAT CGGAGACAGGCAACTCTCAGAGGGCGTTAGACAACGATTCTGCCCAGCACCTGAAGATGAAGGAGAGACAGCGCTTCTTTGAAGATGTCTACCAGCACGACATTGACAACTACTTGCCCTCGTCTCACTTGCAGATTGATTCCAGGAAAC CACCTATGGGCAGTATTTCATCTATGGAAGTGAATGTGGACGTCCTGGAGCAGATGGACCTGATGGACATATCTGACCAGGAGGCTCTCGATGTGTTTCTCAACTCAAGCTCTGGAGCAGATGAAGGAGCTTTGGCGTCACCACTACCAG GATGTTACAACGAAGATGACGAGGATGAAGACGCAGAGGTTGTGTACAGGGAGCGCGCTCCCTTGACGCGACAAAATGAAGTTTGCCACGGCTCCAAGTCGCGCATGTCCTCCACGTCATCCGGCTCCAGTGATACCAGCGGGGCCGGCGTCGACACACCCGTGATCCAGTCCGACGACGAAGAAGTCCACGCTgacactctgctgctgacctctgTTCCCCAAACCAGGGATGAAGaaacggaggaggaggacgaggaggaaagaaaatccCCATAA